The Haloplanus salinarum genome includes a region encoding these proteins:
- the sppA gene encoding signal peptide peptidase SppA: MSEDDVGRGAIVIVGGIVAAVLGFLIFVVLPGSLADLLGLLVTVGVVILGTRAAGDLADSVFPDYNAAEVAVEGPITRDGATPGPIPGGSVGTTADDVVEQIERADEDDAAEALLVKLDTPGGEVVPSDDIRRAAADFDGPTVAYATDVCASGGYWIASGCDELWARQASIVGSIGVIGSRVNVSELADELGVSYERFAAGEYKDAGMPLKELSADEREYLQGIIDGFYEDFVERVAEGRGMDPEAIRDTEARIYLGDDAHELGLVDELGDRDDIEEHVADLIDTEVSVREFEPERGLADRLRGGAAAVAYAFGAGVAGTVADDERGFRLRF, translated from the coding sequence GTGAGTGAGGACGACGTCGGTCGGGGCGCGATCGTGATCGTCGGTGGGATCGTCGCGGCGGTCCTCGGGTTCCTGATCTTCGTGGTCCTCCCGGGATCGCTCGCGGATCTCCTCGGCCTGCTGGTGACCGTCGGCGTCGTGATCCTCGGGACGCGTGCCGCCGGGGATCTGGCCGACTCGGTCTTCCCGGATTACAACGCCGCGGAGGTCGCAGTCGAGGGACCGATCACCCGCGACGGAGCGACGCCCGGGCCGATCCCCGGCGGGTCCGTGGGCACCACGGCCGACGACGTGGTCGAACAGATCGAACGTGCCGACGAGGACGACGCCGCCGAGGCGTTGCTGGTGAAACTCGACACGCCGGGCGGGGAGGTGGTGCCGAGCGACGACATCCGGCGGGCGGCCGCCGACTTCGACGGGCCGACCGTCGCCTACGCGACCGACGTCTGTGCCAGCGGCGGCTACTGGATCGCCAGCGGCTGTGACGAACTCTGGGCGCGGCAGGCGAGCATCGTCGGGAGCATCGGCGTCATCGGCTCCCGGGTGAACGTCTCCGAGTTGGCCGACGAGTTGGGCGTTTCCTACGAGCGCTTCGCGGCGGGCGAGTACAAGGACGCGGGGATGCCCCTGAAGGAACTCTCGGCGGACGAACGCGAGTACCTCCAGGGCATCATCGACGGCTTCTACGAGGACTTCGTCGAGCGCGTCGCCGAGGGCCGAGGGATGGACCCCGAGGCGATCCGGGACACCGAGGCCCGCATCTACCTCGGCGACGACGCCCACGAGTTGGGTCTGGTCGACGAACTCGGCGACCGGGACGATATCGAGGAGCACGTCGCGGATCTGATCGATACGGAGGTGTCGGTCCGCGAGTTCGAACCCGAGCGGGGGTTGGCGGACCGGCTCCGTGGCGGCGCGGCGGCCGTCGCCTACGCCTTCGGCGCCGGTGTGGCTGGCACCGTGGCCGACGACGAACGGGGCTTCCGGCTCCGCTTCTGA
- a CDS encoding DUF373 family protein: MTTLVLCVDRADDIGRTVGVSMPVDGWDAVQSLVTEVGLADPEDSTVNCLLEALRVTRDLRSDGEDALVAVVSGSGDTAVGADRSVAAQVDELLDRHDPDSAIIVTDSADDERLVPIVESRLPVDSVDRVVVRQARDIESTYYLLKQFLADEELRSTVLVPLGVGLLLLPVLLVRFSLPVALAGLASLLGAAVLYKGLAIDTYIARLPDRTRDALYSGQVSVVTYAVAGGLALVGAFLGALAVETTAEGVVVPVMQFAYSAIPWLALAALTASAGRLLDELIDSDRVPRPYLNLPFGVVALGLVVRGFAGYFLEREGVLGNLRLFGLTVPATERLALFVVSAIVVSLVGVRVAANVADHPEEEADVDAAERS, encoded by the coding sequence GTGACGACGCTCGTCCTGTGTGTCGACCGCGCCGACGACATCGGGCGGACGGTCGGCGTGTCGATGCCCGTCGACGGGTGGGACGCGGTGCAGTCGCTGGTGACGGAGGTGGGCCTCGCGGACCCCGAGGACTCGACGGTCAACTGCCTGCTGGAGGCGCTGCGTGTCACGCGTGACCTCCGGAGCGACGGCGAGGACGCCCTCGTCGCCGTCGTCTCGGGATCCGGCGACACCGCGGTCGGTGCCGACCGCTCGGTGGCCGCACAGGTCGACGAACTCCTCGACCGCCACGACCCGGACTCGGCGATCATCGTCACCGACAGCGCCGACGACGAACGTCTCGTTCCCATCGTGGAGAGCCGCCTGCCGGTCGACTCCGTCGACCGAGTCGTCGTCAGGCAGGCCCGCGACATCGAATCCACGTACTACCTCCTCAAGCAGTTCCTCGCCGACGAGGAACTCCGATCGACCGTGTTGGTCCCGCTCGGCGTCGGCTTGCTCCTCCTGCCGGTGTTGCTCGTGCGGTTCTCGTTGCCCGTGGCGCTCGCGGGGCTCGCCTCCCTGCTCGGCGCCGCGGTGCTGTACAAGGGGCTCGCCATCGACACGTACATCGCGCGGCTCCCGGACCGAACCCGGGACGCGCTCTACTCCGGACAGGTGTCGGTCGTCACCTACGCCGTCGCCGGCGGCCTCGCTCTCGTCGGCGCCTTCCTCGGCGCGCTGGCCGTCGAGACGACGGCGGAGGGCGTCGTCGTTCCAGTCATGCAGTTCGCGTACAGCGCCATCCCGTGGCTGGCGCTGGCGGCGCTCACGGCCAGCGCCGGCCGTCTCCTCGACGAACTCATCGACTCGGACCGCGTGCCGCGACCGTATCTGAACCTCCCCTTCGGCGTCGTCGCCCTCGGCCTCGTCGTCCGTGGATTCGCGGGGTACTTCCTCGAACGCGAGGGCGTCCTCGGGAACCTGCGGCTGTTCGGACTCACGGTCCCGGCCACCGAACGGCTCGCGCTCTTCGTCGTCTCGGCCATCGTCGTCTCGCTCGTCGGCGTGCGGGTGGCCGCGAACGTCGCCGATCATCCCGAGGAGGAGGCCGACGTCGACGCGGCCGAGCGCTCGTAA
- a CDS encoding aldo/keto reductase — translation MSRSSSDVQRSKGMPVLGLGTWQNTDPEECAGTVATALEMGYRHVDTAQAYDNEAEVGDGIARASVPREDVFLATKVWIDNLAPADVRETTERSLEKLGVDAVDLLYVHWPARAYDPAETLGAFDDLYDDGLIDRIGISNFEPAQVTEAVETADAPIFANQIECHPLLPQEELRAHCADHGIEVVAYSPLARGEVFDVPEIQAVAEKHGVSEAQVSLAWLREKDVTAIPKATGEEHVRDNWASRTLDLDDEDVARIDGIDRRERMVDPDFAPW, via the coding sequence ATGTCTCGATCCTCCAGCGACGTGCAACGGTCGAAGGGAATGCCAGTCCTCGGCCTCGGAACGTGGCAGAACACCGATCCCGAGGAGTGTGCGGGGACGGTGGCGACGGCCCTGGAGATGGGCTACCGCCACGTCGACACCGCACAGGCCTACGACAACGAGGCGGAGGTCGGGGACGGAATCGCACGGGCGTCGGTCCCCCGCGAGGACGTGTTCCTGGCGACGAAAGTGTGGATCGACAACCTCGCGCCGGCGGACGTCCGGGAGACGACCGAACGGAGTTTGGAGAAACTCGGCGTGGACGCCGTCGACCTGCTCTACGTCCACTGGCCGGCCCGGGCGTACGACCCCGCCGAGACCCTCGGCGCCTTCGACGACCTGTACGACGACGGCCTGATCGACCGGATCGGGATCAGCAACTTCGAGCCGGCGCAGGTGACCGAGGCCGTCGAGACTGCCGACGCCCCCATCTTCGCCAACCAGATCGAGTGTCACCCGCTGCTCCCACAGGAGGAACTGCGCGCCCACTGTGCCGACCACGGGATCGAGGTGGTCGCCTACTCGCCGCTGGCCCGCGGCGAGGTGTTCGACGTCCCGGAGATCCAGGCGGTCGCGGAGAAACACGGCGTCAGCGAGGCGCAGGTGTCGCTCGCCTGGCTCCGCGAGAAGGACGTGACCGCCATCCCGAAGGCGACCGGCGAGGAGCACGTCCGCGACAACTGGGCGTCGCGGACGCTCGACCTCGACGACGAGGACGTGGCGCGGATCGACGGCATCGACCGCCGGGAGCGGATGGTCGATCCCGACTTCGCCCCCTGGTAG